A genomic region of Candidatus Blochmanniella pennsylvanica str. BPEN contains the following coding sequences:
- a CDS encoding phosphatidate cytidylyltransferase, protein MLKTRLISMLLLIPITILMVFLLPIVSFSIVVSIICLISAWEWGKMHHFSDYAHRMWICAIFGLLCITMIIVLKKIYLYFNNWHIFWYIFGNISIVWWVLAFVLILSYPDSAIFWKKSNVLRFFFGILTILPFFWGILTLRQFHHINDSTIGAWCLLYIVILIWINDSSAYLIGKTLGRRKLLESVSPKKTWEGFIGGILISTGISWLFSKYMPITVINPSLIFIYSIIAIIASIIGDLTESMFKREAGIKDSGSLIPGHGGMLDRIDSLFAAVPIFVYLILLSLY, encoded by the coding sequence GTGTTAAAAACCCGTTTAATTAGCATGTTGCTCCTTATCCCCATAACTATTTTGATGGTATTTTTATTGCCTATTGTATCATTCTCGATTGTTGTATCTATCATTTGTTTGATTAGTGCATGGGAATGGGGGAAAATGCATCATTTTTCTGATTATGCACACCGAATGTGGATATGCGCTATATTTGGATTATTGTGTATTACAATGATCATTGTACTAAAAAAAATATATTTATATTTCAATAATTGGCATATTTTTTGGTATATTTTCGGTAACATTAGTATAGTATGGTGGGTATTAGCGTTTGTATTAATATTATCTTATCCTGATTCTGCTATTTTTTGGAAAAAATCTAATGTACTACGTTTTTTTTTCGGAATATTAACAATATTACCATTTTTTTGGGGGATATTAACGTTGCGCCAATTTCATCATATCAACGATAGCACTATCGGAGCATGGTGTTTACTGTATATTGTAATATTAATTTGGATTAATGATTCAAGTGCATATCTCATCGGTAAAACATTAGGGCGCCGTAAATTATTAGAAAGCGTATCTCCTAAAAAAACTTGGGAAGGATTTATTGGAGGTATATTAATTTCAACAGGAATTTCATGGTTATTCAGTAAATATATGCCAATCACGGTGATAAATCCATCTCTTATATTCATTTATTCTATCATTGCAATTATAGCCTCTATAATAGGAGATTTAACTGAAAGTATGTTTAAGAGAGAAGCTGGTATTAAAGATAGCGGAAGTTTAATTCCTGGGCATGGGGGAATGTTAGATCGCATAGACAGCTTATTTGCTGCAGTGCCTATTTTCGTTTACCTAATATTATTAAGTTTATATTAA
- the rseP gene encoding sigma E protease regulator RseP, translated as MLLHFFWNLIAFILALSILITVHEYGHFVAARFLKVKVERFSIGFGPVLWSWRDSNDTEYVISAVLFGGYVKLFNTRKKIASCDEERNQSFNCKRIWKKSIIVVSGPMFNFLFSIVLYTLVFMIGVPIYKPIIHSVIPNSIIAQSHVPSGVEIKSINNVLTRDWDAVRLEILNSIGKEKIIISATPINSTHIKTYTINLPCNWFNKPTNNKDPIITLGILPFNTHVLPILSGIQPDSAAQRAGLKIGDKIISIDDQLIHNWESFITIIKNNPEKTFKIIVERKNKILNFNLAPDKKHLVPSDKAEGVIGVFPQITCIPIKHHAIHQYGLHLSILEAFEKTWKLICLTTNTLFKLITGDVRVTHLSGPIAIAQGAGASAQSGVIYYLMFLSLISINLGIINLLPFPTLDGGHLFFFIIEKIKGKSISKETQSFGYIIGSIILTFMMCLAIFNDISRLW; from the coding sequence ATGTTATTACATTTTTTTTGGAACTTAATCGCATTTATCCTTGCATTAAGTATACTCATCACGGTCCATGAATATGGACATTTTGTAGCAGCACGTTTTTTAAAGGTAAAAGTAGAGCGATTTTCTATAGGATTTGGTCCTGTTTTATGGAGTTGGCGAGATTCAAATGATACCGAATACGTAATTTCCGCTGTTCTTTTTGGTGGATACGTTAAATTATTTAATACTCGAAAAAAAATAGCATCTTGCGATGAAGAACGTAATCAATCATTCAATTGTAAACGTATTTGGAAAAAAAGTATTATTGTAGTTTCAGGACCCATGTTTAACTTTCTTTTTTCTATTGTGTTATACACATTAGTTTTTATGATAGGCGTGCCTATTTATAAACCAATAATCCATTCTGTTATACCTAACTCTATTATTGCTCAATCACATGTACCATCTGGTGTAGAAATTAAATCAATTAACAATGTTCTGACTCGGGATTGGGATGCAGTACGTTTGGAAATTCTTAATAGCATAGGTAAGGAAAAAATTATTATTTCTGCAACACCAATAAATAGTACGCATATTAAAACTTATACCATTAATTTACCTTGCAACTGGTTCAATAAACCTACCAATAATAAAGATCCTATAATAACATTGGGTATTCTTCCTTTTAATACACATGTATTACCAATCTTGTCAGGAATACAACCTGATTCTGCCGCACAACGAGCTGGTTTAAAAATTGGAGACAAAATAATCTCAATTGACGATCAATTAATACATAATTGGGAGTCATTTATTACAATTATTAAAAATAATCCAGAAAAAACTTTTAAAATTATAGTAGAACGGAAAAATAAAATATTAAACTTCAACTTAGCGCCAGATAAAAAACATCTGGTTCCTTCCGATAAAGCAGAAGGAGTTATAGGTGTTTTTCCGCAAATTACTTGTATTCCAATAAAACATCATGCAATCCATCAATATGGATTGCATCTATCTATACTGGAAGCTTTCGAAAAAACATGGAAATTGATATGCCTAACAACTAACACATTATTTAAATTAATTACTGGAGATGTTAGGGTAACCCACCTCAGCGGCCCAATTGCAATAGCGCAAGGAGCAGGTGCATCCGCTCAATCTGGAGTAATTTACTATCTTATGTTTTTATCTTTAATCAGTATCAATTTAGGTATTATTAATTTACTACCGTTTCCAACACTAGATGGAGGGCATTTATTTTTTTTTATAATAGAAAAAATAAAAGGGAAATCAATATCGAAAGAAACACAGAGTTTTGGTTATATCATTGGATCCATTATACTTACGTTTATGATGTGCTTAGCAATTTTCAACGATATATCTAGATTATGGTAA
- the uppS gene encoding polyprenyl diphosphate synthase, with protein MILSQRNQDLSTFSSNLLPRHVAIIMDGNGRWARRRGKLRIVGHQAGFNAVRRAVHFAVNYRFDALTLYAFSSENWKRPDKEIDSLMQLFSHALNNEIDVLHKNNIKLRIIGDINRFSGELQKNIHRSEKLTSNNSGLTLNIAANYGGRWDIIQGVKQLATQVQQGILTPNQIDEDALCKCICMHELAPVDLVIRTGGEHRISNFLLWQIAYAELFFTDVLWPDFNDVIFKRAVNTFMKRERRFGNSASI; from the coding sequence GTGATATTATCTCAACGTAATCAAGATCTTAGCACTTTTTCATCTAATTTATTACCACGCCATGTTGCTATTATCATGGATGGTAATGGGCGTTGGGCAAGAAGACGAGGAAAATTACGTATTGTTGGGCATCAAGCTGGATTTAATGCGGTACGGCGTGCTGTTCATTTCGCTGTTAATTATAGATTCGATGCATTAACTTTATATGCGTTTAGCAGTGAAAACTGGAAACGTCCTGACAAAGAGATTGATTCTTTAATGCAATTGTTTTCTCATGCTTTAAATAATGAAATAGATGTTCTACATAAGAATAATATCAAACTAAGAATCATTGGAGATATTAATCGATTTTCCGGTGAATTACAAAAAAATATACACCGCTCTGAAAAATTAACTTCCAACAATAGTGGACTTACGCTTAATATTGCTGCAAATTATGGAGGACGATGGGATATTATCCAAGGAGTAAAACAACTTGCCACGCAAGTGCAGCAAGGAATATTAACCCCTAATCAAATTGACGAAGATGCTCTATGTAAATGTATCTGTATGCATGAATTAGCTCCAGTAGATTTGGTGATTCGAACAGGAGGTGAACATCGCATTAGTAATTTTTTGCTTTGGCAAATAGCATATGCTGAATTATTTTTTACAGATGTATTATGGCCTGATTTTAATGACGTCATATTTAAAAGAGCAGTAAATACTTTTATGAAACGAGAGCGCCGATTTGGAAACAGCGCATCTATTTAA